Proteins encoded in a region of the Novibacillus thermophilus genome:
- the acpS gene encoding holo-ACP synthase has product MGIGLDIVEVSRFGSEAHPRLEERILTPGERGRVPVSERRRREYVAGRFAVKEATAKAAGCGIGKTVGWQDIEVLTDRAGRPAVTISPEVLALLGWEDVSIHCSITHSQRLVAAQVIVER; this is encoded by the coding sequence GTGGGAATTGGGCTGGACATCGTGGAAGTGAGCCGCTTCGGCAGTGAAGCGCATCCCCGTCTGGAGGAGAGGATTTTGACCCCGGGAGAACGGGGGCGTGTGCCTGTCAGTGAACGGCGCCGACGAGAGTATGTCGCCGGCCGTTTTGCCGTCAAAGAAGCGACGGCTAAAGCGGCGGGGTGCGGAATCGGAAAAACTGTCGGCTGGCAGGATATCGAGGTGTTGACGGACAGGGCCGGGCGCCCCGCCGTGACTATCTCACCGGAAGTTTTGGCACTCCTCGGGTGGGAAGACGTGTCTATTCACTGCAGTATTACCCATTCTCAACGTCTAGTGGCTGCACAGGTCATCGTCGAGCGGTAG
- the alr gene encoding alanine racemase, translated as MLDSFYRDTVAEIDLDAVAHNVRAFRAWLPPRTAIMATVKANGYGHGAEPVAREALDNGATFLGVATLDEAIELQDAGIRAPILVMGYIPVRGLAEAIARKIRITVYDPDHAAQVKEASAAVGKRAVVHLKADTGMGRLGVRLHEVPPLVEQLLDTRFFELEGLFTHFARADERDKQYTHWQANNLKMILQKCKRMGASFSLVHCGNSAAAIDLPQYGFNMVRIGISLYGLYPSAEVKRQNVALKPVMSLKTKIVHVKRVQAGTGISYGSTYRTKKEETIATLPIGYADGYNRLLSNRGQALVQGKRVPIVGRICMDQTMLALPDGLKARVGDEVVLYGKQGGEELPVDEVAKWLGTINYEVTCMVNRRVPASTCETAARSR; from the coding sequence ATGCTAGATTCGTTTTATCGTGACACAGTTGCGGAAATTGACTTAGATGCTGTCGCTCACAATGTCCGCGCATTTCGCGCCTGGCTGCCTCCCCGTACAGCTATCATGGCCACCGTGAAAGCGAACGGATACGGGCACGGAGCGGAGCCGGTGGCACGGGAAGCGCTTGACAACGGTGCGACTTTCCTCGGTGTTGCCACGCTGGACGAGGCAATCGAACTGCAGGACGCAGGGATCCGCGCTCCCATCCTCGTCATGGGATACATCCCAGTACGGGGTTTGGCCGAGGCGATTGCGAGAAAGATCCGCATCACTGTCTACGATCCTGATCACGCGGCCCAAGTTAAAGAAGCATCGGCCGCCGTTGGGAAGCGGGCCGTCGTACACCTGAAAGCCGACACGGGAATGGGGAGGTTGGGGGTCCGGTTACATGAAGTTCCACCGTTAGTTGAACAGTTGCTAGATACTAGGTTCTTCGAGCTGGAAGGGTTGTTTACGCATTTTGCGCGCGCCGACGAGAGAGATAAACAGTACACCCATTGGCAGGCGAACAACCTTAAAATGATTTTACAAAAGTGTAAGCGTATGGGGGCGTCTTTTTCACTCGTCCATTGCGGGAACAGTGCTGCTGCCATAGATTTGCCCCAGTACGGCTTCAACATGGTGCGGATTGGCATTAGCTTGTACGGGCTTTACCCGTCTGCCGAAGTGAAGCGACAAAACGTGGCGTTAAAACCCGTCATGTCGCTCAAGACGAAAATCGTCCACGTAAAGCGCGTTCAAGCGGGAACGGGTATCAGCTACGGATCGACCTACCGTACGAAAAAGGAAGAAACGATCGCGACGTTACCCATCGGCTACGCCGATGGATACAACCGCCTTCTCTCTAACCGCGGCCAGGCCCTCGTCCAGGGGAAGCGCGTGCCCATCGTCGGACGAATATGTATGGATCAGACGATGCTCGCCTTGCCAGACGGATTGAAGGCCCGCGTCGGGGATGAAGTCGTTTTGTACGGCAAGCAGGGAGGCGAAGAGTTGCCCGTCGACGAAGTCGCGAAATGGTTAGGAACGATCAACTACGAAGTGACGTGTATGGTGAATCGCAGGGTCCCCGCGTCTACATGCGAAACGGCCGCCCGGTCGAGGTGA
- a CDS encoding CopG family ribbon-helix-helix protein, whose amino-acid sequence MISLPQHLLHEVDGMVEAEQSSRSDFIRRAMKQYLQELKKRHIRETMQRGYVEMAKINLNIAAEAFQAEEEADLTLNRLVSGV is encoded by the coding sequence ATGATCAGTTTGCCGCAGCACCTTCTTCACGAAGTCGACGGAATGGTAGAAGCGGAGCAGTCCAGCCGAAGTGATTTTATACGTCGTGCGATGAAGCAGTATTTACAAGAGTTGAAAAAGCGCCACATTCGCGAAACGATGCAGCGCGGATACGTGGAAATGGCTAAAATTAACCTGAATATCGCTGCGGAAGCGTTTCAAGCGGAGGAAGAAGCGGACCTTACCCTAAACCGTCTGGTTAGCGGGGTGTAA
- a CDS encoding BrxA/BrxB family bacilliredoxin: MSMFYHQYMEDMVKPMREELTSIGFKELRTPEEVEDALENNKGTTVVFVNSVCGCAAGLARPAMAYSLKHKVTPDHLVTVFAGQDKEATAKAREYFTGYPPSSPSIALLKDGKIQWMMERHQIEGREPQEIVNDLTAAYDKYCS; encoded by the coding sequence ATGTCGATGTTTTATCACCAATACATGGAAGACATGGTAAAACCGATGCGCGAAGAGCTCACGTCCATCGGATTTAAAGAATTGAGAACGCCAGAGGAAGTCGAAGACGCTCTGGAAAACAATAAAGGCACAACGGTTGTCTTCGTCAATTCCGTTTGCGGTTGCGCTGCTGGACTCGCCCGTCCGGCGATGGCCTATTCCCTCAAGCACAAAGTGACACCAGATCATCTGGTGACTGTATTTGCAGGACAGGACAAAGAGGCGACAGCCAAGGCCCGCGAATACTTCACCGGGTACCCGCCGTCGTCACCGTCCATCGCCTTGCTTAAAGACGGCAAAATCCAGTGGATGATGGAACGCCACCAAATTGAGGGTCGCGAGCCCCAAGAAATCGTGAACGATCTCACGGCCGCCTACGATAAATACTGTAGTTGA
- a CDS encoding outer membrane lipoprotein-sorting protein: protein MPRSGWTITLVVTLVIVLVGCGMKSEEDIVEDLRAQSNENSYRSHATMSVQSGSEQHQYDIEVWYQPPHYYRVALKNAAQDVTQIILRNDEGVFVLTPQDDKHFRFQSNWPDAHGQPYLYQTLVQSIVEDDNREFEKADDSYIFNVAANYKQNQALKRQQIQLNKDYEPERMAILDADGEPLVEVEFDKFEMGANFDSDAFDMERNMKDWGEETAEALATDGEEETSEKNDVGGLTPSYIPEGTQLESEFKVAGDKGEGVLFRYGGDKPFTLLQQPATQTVPATAAAVGEPVHLSYAVGVLLELGDQKQLNWTYDGVDFQLKGALTEEELVQVAESIENQSTK from the coding sequence ATGCCTCGGAGCGGGTGGACGATCACTCTCGTGGTTACGTTGGTGATCGTTTTGGTCGGGTGCGGGATGAAAAGTGAAGAAGATATTGTCGAGGATTTGCGTGCCCAATCTAATGAAAACAGCTACCGCTCTCATGCTACGATGAGTGTTCAGTCAGGATCAGAACAGCATCAATACGACATTGAGGTGTGGTACCAGCCACCGCACTATTACAGAGTCGCTTTGAAAAACGCTGCACAAGACGTGACACAGATTATTTTGCGCAACGATGAAGGGGTGTTTGTCCTGACACCTCAAGACGACAAACACTTCCGTTTCCAAAGTAATTGGCCAGATGCACACGGTCAGCCGTATTTATACCAGACCCTCGTGCAAAGTATCGTAGAAGATGACAACCGAGAATTTGAAAAGGCGGATGACAGCTACATTTTCAATGTCGCTGCCAATTACAAGCAAAATCAAGCGCTAAAACGTCAACAGATTCAGTTAAATAAAGATTACGAGCCCGAACGGATGGCGATATTGGACGCGGATGGAGAACCGCTAGTTGAAGTGGAGTTCGATAAGTTCGAAATGGGGGCAAATTTCGACAGCGATGCTTTCGATATGGAGCGCAATATGAAAGACTGGGGTGAAGAGACAGCTGAAGCATTGGCAACAGATGGAGAAGAAGAGACATCAGAAAAAAATGACGTCGGAGGGTTGACGCCATCGTACATTCCAGAAGGAACGCAGTTGGAAAGTGAGTTTAAAGTGGCAGGGGATAAGGGAGAAGGTGTATTGTTTCGCTATGGTGGCGACAAACCGTTCACACTGCTGCAACAGCCGGCAACCCAGACCGTCCCAGCCACGGCAGCTGCAGTGGGGGAACCAGTTCACCTCAGTTACGCCGTCGGTGTTCTTCTGGAGTTGGGAGATCAGAAGCAATTGAATTGGACTTACGACGGTGTCGATTTTCAGCTGAAGGGCGCCTTAACGGAAGAAGAACTCGTGCAAGTGGCAGAGTCCATCGAGAATCAATCGACGAAATAA
- a CDS encoding type II toxin-antitoxin system PemK/MazF family toxin, giving the protein MMVKRGDVYFADLSPVIGSEQGGIRPVLIIQNDIGNRFSPTVIVAAITAQIQKAKLPTHVEIDAKLHGFDRDSVVLLEQIRTIDKQRLTDKITHLDEDIMEEVDEALQISLGLIDF; this is encoded by the coding sequence TTGATGGTGAAGCGCGGCGACGTTTACTTTGCGGATTTGTCACCGGTCATCGGTTCTGAACAAGGTGGAATCCGCCCCGTACTCATTATTCAAAACGATATCGGCAATCGGTTCAGCCCTACTGTCATCGTTGCCGCGATAACGGCACAAATTCAAAAGGCCAAGCTTCCGACGCACGTGGAGATCGACGCGAAACTGCACGGGTTTGACCGTGATTCGGTTGTCCTGCTGGAGCAGATTCGCACGATTGACAAACAAAGGTTGACCGACAAAATCACTCACTTAGATGAAGATATCATGGAGGAAGTCGATGAAGCCTTGCAAATCAGTCTGGGCCTCATCGATTTTTAA
- a CDS encoding Glu/Leu/Phe/Val family dehydrogenase: MLENTNPYDIVKQQIDRAAQLLGVDDGIVNILKKPARVLSVSFPVKMDDGSIRVFEGFRSQHNDALGPTKGGIRFHPDVTMDEVKALSMWMTFKCSVIGLPFGGGKGGVICDPRELSKAELQRVSRGYIEAISSLIGPDKDIPAPDVYTNPQVMGWMVDSFSRLNGAFSPSVITGKPLILGGSEGRNEATARGCVYTIVEAMNDLNKPMENATVAVQGFGNAGRIAAKLLHELGCRIVAVSDSQGAVYDPDGLELEPLEQCKDSGTVRQYPAPYTIELEELLELDVDILIPAAMENSITSQNAPRVKATIVAEAANGPTTPEADRILSENDVLVIPDILANAGGVTVSYFEWVQNLMNYYWKEEEVNEKLRDMMVTAYRKVVKAAKEYDTDLRTGAFIVSLQHIIEAMIARGWVDETAVSTASKATSLMTP; encoded by the coding sequence ATGTTAGAAAACACGAACCCATACGACATTGTCAAACAGCAGATTGATCGTGCAGCCCAATTGCTCGGAGTAGACGACGGCATTGTCAACATTCTGAAAAAGCCCGCGAGGGTGCTCTCTGTTTCGTTTCCGGTAAAAATGGACGACGGCTCGATACGAGTGTTTGAAGGGTTTCGCTCACAACATAACGACGCCCTGGGACCGACGAAGGGCGGCATCCGCTTCCACCCCGACGTCACGATGGACGAGGTCAAAGCGCTGTCGATGTGGATGACGTTCAAGTGCAGTGTGATCGGGCTCCCGTTTGGCGGGGGGAAAGGCGGCGTCATTTGCGACCCGCGGGAATTGAGCAAGGCCGAATTGCAGCGGGTGAGTCGAGGTTACATTGAAGCCATTTCCAGCCTCATCGGTCCGGACAAAGACATTCCCGCCCCTGACGTCTACACCAACCCGCAGGTGATGGGGTGGATGGTAGATTCGTTCAGCCGTTTAAACGGTGCGTTTTCTCCTTCTGTCATTACAGGCAAACCGTTAATTCTCGGCGGGTCCGAAGGGAGGAACGAAGCGACCGCACGCGGCTGCGTCTACACCATCGTCGAAGCGATGAACGACCTCAACAAGCCGATGGAAAATGCGACAGTGGCCGTACAAGGTTTTGGAAATGCAGGCAGAATTGCGGCCAAACTGCTGCACGAACTCGGGTGTCGCATTGTGGCAGTCAGCGATTCGCAAGGGGCTGTCTACGATCCTGACGGTTTAGAGCTCGAACCGCTGGAACAGTGCAAAGACAGCGGCACTGTCAGACAGTACCCAGCTCCATACACGATCGAGCTGGAAGAGCTACTCGAGCTGGACGTCGACATTCTCATTCCAGCTGCGATGGAAAACAGCATTACGTCTCAAAATGCTCCCCGCGTAAAAGCCACTATCGTCGCCGAAGCGGCAAACGGTCCGACGACCCCAGAAGCTGATCGCATACTGTCAGAAAACGACGTCCTCGTCATTCCAGACATTCTCGCTAACGCCGGCGGCGTCACCGTGTCCTACTTTGAATGGGTACAAAATTTGATGAACTACTACTGGAAAGAGGAAGAAGTGAACGAAAAACTTCGGGACATGATGGTGACTGCCTACCGCAAGGTCGTCAAAGCAGCAAAAGAGTACGACACGGACTTGCGCACAGGGGCCTTCATCGTCTCCCTCCAACACATTATCGAAGCTATGATTGCGCGCGGCTGGGTGGATGAAACGGCTG
- a CDS encoding NAD(P)H-hydrate dehydratase codes for MYVVKAQEMRELDRQTIEDLGIPSTVLMEVAGRAVAQEVKRRRRGSCKVTVLAGHGNNGGDGLVAARHLAEAGYDTHVWLVGKVERFSDDARRFWEVCQRLSIPTRVFSEDQQEALQRSLDEADVVVDSLLGIGLSGNVRPPMKEVIRMVNRSAVPLVVAADVPSGVNTDNGAVMGEAMRAHCTVTFAFPKWCHYLAPAAELAGDCVVADIGIPQSLAAQYPVASRVTDMAHWAQHVERRPAFSHKGSFGHVLVVGGKGGMSGAPALASRAALKAGAGLVTTAVPRGIQSVVAGYTPETLTLGFGKGSDDRWTADSVMPLVERVNDYDSLAIGPGLGRFHGDVEWLRTLLSAVESPVVLDADALNILAADLRLLDDCQAPVILTPHPGEMARLLQREVPDVERHRPEIARELARETGAVVVLKGRFTITAFPDGRQFVNTTGTPAMAKAGSGDVLTGMIAANIAQGMSLDVAVPLAVSLHGCAGEVAAERDSEFSVLATDIVDHIGTAFSVARSNEPPGFTDTFPGK; via the coding sequence GTGTATGTGGTAAAGGCACAGGAGATGCGCGAGTTGGATCGCCAAACGATTGAGGATTTGGGCATTCCGTCGACCGTGTTGATGGAAGTGGCCGGTCGTGCCGTGGCGCAAGAAGTGAAGCGACGCAGAAGGGGGAGCTGTAAAGTAACGGTGCTTGCCGGTCACGGCAACAACGGGGGAGATGGTCTCGTTGCAGCACGTCACTTGGCTGAAGCGGGGTACGATACCCACGTCTGGCTTGTCGGGAAAGTAGAGCGGTTCAGTGACGATGCCAGACGTTTCTGGGAAGTCTGTCAACGCCTGTCTATCCCGACCCGTGTTTTTTCCGAAGATCAGCAAGAGGCGTTACAGCGTTCTCTCGACGAAGCGGACGTGGTCGTTGACAGTTTGCTGGGGATCGGTCTGAGCGGAAATGTGCGACCTCCCATGAAGGAGGTCATCCGCATGGTTAATCGTTCCGCCGTTCCCCTCGTCGTCGCCGCCGATGTACCAAGTGGCGTGAATACGGATAACGGAGCTGTGATGGGAGAAGCGATGCGGGCCCATTGTACAGTCACCTTCGCTTTTCCGAAGTGGTGTCACTACTTAGCTCCGGCTGCAGAGTTGGCAGGAGATTGTGTCGTAGCCGATATCGGCATACCGCAATCACTGGCCGCCCAGTACCCCGTCGCTTCCCGCGTCACTGACATGGCGCACTGGGCACAACACGTCGAGCGCCGCCCCGCTTTTTCGCACAAAGGATCGTTCGGTCACGTGCTCGTTGTCGGCGGTAAAGGAGGAATGTCCGGAGCACCTGCCCTCGCCTCCCGGGCAGCTTTAAAAGCCGGGGCGGGGTTGGTGACCACTGCTGTTCCCCGCGGCATTCAATCTGTCGTTGCCGGTTACACACCTGAAACGTTAACGTTAGGTTTCGGTAAAGGGAGTGACGACCGTTGGACGGCGGATTCAGTCATGCCACTCGTCGAACGCGTGAATGATTACGACTCGCTCGCTATCGGACCGGGTTTGGGGCGTTTTCACGGGGATGTCGAGTGGTTGCGAACGCTGTTGAGCGCTGTCGAATCTCCGGTCGTGCTGGATGCCGACGCTTTAAACATTTTGGCTGCCGATTTGCGGCTGTTGGACGATTGCCAAGCTCCTGTCATTTTGACGCCGCATCCGGGTGAGATGGCTCGTCTGTTACAGCGGGAAGTGCCGGATGTTGAACGACACCGTCCGGAAATCGCACGCGAGCTGGCCAGGGAGACAGGCGCCGTTGTCGTGTTAAAAGGGCGTTTTACGATTACCGCCTTTCCTGACGGGCGGCAATTCGTCAATACAACCGGAACGCCGGCCATGGCAAAAGCTGGATCTGGCGATGTACTGACAGGCATGATTGCGGCGAACATCGCTCAAGGAATGTCCCTGGATGTCGCAGTGCCCCTTGCTGTCAGTTTACACGGCTGTGCCGGAGAGGTGGCAGCAGAACGCGATTCGGAGTTCAGCGTCTTGGCTACGGACATCGTAGACCACATCGGAACGGCCTTCAGTGTGGCGAGATCCAACGAACCTCCAGGCTTTACCGACACATTTCCCGGGAAATAG
- a CDS encoding ABC transporter ATP-binding protein codes for MIRVRHISKRYRDTVAVDDVSLDVREGEVFGLLGPNGAGKTTTMEMVEGLRPPDTGEIVIDGLDVVRERQRVKKVIGIQLQATALFERLTVREMLRLYASFYGETQPTQDILSRFHLEEKAEDWVKHLSGGQKQRLAIGLAVIHDPKVLFLDEPTTGLDPQARRGLWDIIHTLQQSGKTIVLSTHYMEEAEALCDRIAIMDAGKVIALDTPSGLIRRLDSDSVVEFVVPDGLDVSRFQSLAGVKRVKKVDDGKGVQLLTDALQQTLKELIDLSEHGTFKINGLRTRTATLEDVFLHLTGKRLKD; via the coding sequence TTGATACGCGTTCGACACATATCGAAACGCTACCGCGATACGGTAGCGGTGGACGATGTCAGTCTCGATGTGCGAGAAGGGGAAGTGTTTGGCTTACTCGGGCCAAATGGTGCCGGCAAAACGACGACCATGGAAATGGTGGAAGGTCTGCGCCCACCTGATACCGGGGAAATTGTCATTGACGGATTGGACGTCGTTCGTGAGCGGCAGCGCGTGAAAAAGGTTATCGGGATTCAGCTGCAAGCGACGGCCTTGTTTGAGCGGTTGACGGTGAGGGAGATGTTGCGCTTGTACGCCAGTTTTTACGGCGAGACACAGCCCACCCAAGACATTTTAAGCCGCTTCCACTTGGAAGAAAAAGCAGAAGACTGGGTGAAACATTTGTCGGGAGGGCAGAAACAGCGCCTCGCGATCGGCCTTGCCGTCATTCACGATCCGAAAGTACTGTTTTTGGACGAACCGACGACCGGTTTAGATCCACAGGCGCGCCGAGGACTGTGGGACATTATTCATACGTTACAGCAATCAGGGAAGACGATCGTTTTGTCGACCCACTACATGGAGGAAGCGGAAGCCCTGTGTGATCGGATTGCGATTATGGATGCCGGTAAAGTGATTGCCCTCGACACCCCTTCTGGCTTGATCCGGAGACTGGATTCTGACAGTGTCGTTGAATTTGTGGTGCCAGACGGCCTTGACGTGTCTCGCTTTCAGTCACTTGCCGGTGTAAAACGGGTGAAGAAAGTGGACGATGGAAAAGGGGTCCAGCTGTTAACGGATGCGTTACAACAGACGCTGAAAGAACTGATTGACCTTTCCGAGCATGGGACGTTTAAAATAAATGGATTGCGCACACGGACAGCCACTTTGGAAGACGTTTTTTTACACCTGACGGGAAAGAGGTTGAAGGATTGA
- a CDS encoding alpha/beta fold hydrolase → MGIREHMYRLPDTQLFVQRAGRADRVILLVHGFLASTFTWRYMFPYLSPHFTVYAVDLPGFGRSAKDRSYHYTLEGFAQTLHAFVQAEGIRQVTVMAHSMGGQVALRLAKRAPETVQRLVLIAPSGYLRSAKRWQKIFFRLPFAYCVLPLLLTPQRIDKQLRSVYYNLSNMNVEELYDGYITPLKERDFHRALFQFGRSREDDLSSMELRDIRQPTLLLWGRHDRIVPLNIGKRLLRDLPNARLEIIEETGHLPMEEKPLDVVERLAPFLHIPVPSGDSAIGHAPSRRQ, encoded by the coding sequence ATGGGCATTCGAGAGCACATGTACCGACTGCCTGACACACAGCTCTTTGTCCAGCGCGCCGGAAGAGCCGACCGCGTGATCTTGCTGGTACACGGGTTTCTCGCGTCCACTTTTACTTGGCGCTACATGTTCCCGTACTTAAGCCCCCATTTTACGGTCTACGCCGTCGACTTGCCGGGATTTGGGCGCAGCGCCAAAGACAGAAGCTACCACTACACTTTAGAGGGGTTTGCCCAAACTCTTCACGCATTCGTTCAAGCGGAAGGCATTCGTCAAGTAACCGTCATGGCCCATTCCATGGGGGGACAAGTCGCTTTGCGCTTGGCCAAGCGCGCTCCGGAAACGGTTCAGCGCCTCGTGCTCATTGCTCCTTCCGGCTACTTGCGGTCGGCCAAGCGGTGGCAGAAAATCTTTTTTCGCCTGCCTTTCGCGTACTGCGTACTCCCTCTTCTACTTACACCCCAGCGCATCGACAAGCAGCTGCGAAGCGTGTACTACAACCTGAGCAACATGAACGTGGAAGAGCTGTACGACGGTTACATCACACCGTTAAAGGAACGGGATTTTCACCGCGCTCTCTTCCAGTTTGGGCGTTCGCGTGAAGACGACTTGTCCAGCATGGAATTGCGTGACATTCGCCAACCGACGCTGCTCCTGTGGGGGCGCCACGACCGCATCGTTCCTTTAAACATCGGCAAGCGCCTCTTGCGGGACCTCCCGAACGCCCGTTTAGAAATTATAGAAGAGACCGGGCACCTCCCGATGGAAGAAAAACCACTCGACGTCGTGGAGCGCCTCGCCCCGTTTCTCCACATTCCGGTTCCGAGTGGCGATTCCGCGATCGGTCATGCACCCTCCCGCCGACAATAA
- a CDS encoding ABC transporter permease, whose amino-acid sequence MKGFWQLTLTQVRLYVRNRQALFWSFFFPVFMMMLLGGVLGDGNGFSLSLTVADDDQSRESRSFLAELSELEGIEVRQVDRAGGMTALEQGDADMLLVIPSGFGEKVEHGTGVSMKLYHDKENPQVAEIGKTLVHQFIDRWNKQLTEFTPLISVEDVSVQSVDISYTDFLVPGILALLIMNNSLNGVTATISSWRERGILRRLQGTPLRSATFVASQIAARFLFNSAQIVLVLLVALFVFGVRNNGSWLLLMAYVILGTFTFMAIGFIIASVAKNPESASPLAGLLSFFMMFLGGIFFPIRDLPVWLAPLIHVLPISYLAEALRGIMNASAGWTDLWREGLVLLGWLIGSFVVSAWTFKWEEERG is encoded by the coding sequence ATGAAAGGATTTTGGCAGTTGACTTTAACACAGGTGCGGTTGTACGTGCGCAACAGGCAGGCGCTGTTCTGGTCATTTTTTTTCCCGGTCTTCATGATGATGTTGTTGGGCGGCGTCTTGGGAGATGGGAACGGATTCAGCCTTTCCCTCACCGTGGCAGACGACGATCAAAGCAGAGAATCCCGAAGCTTTCTGGCTGAGCTTTCGGAATTGGAGGGGATCGAGGTCCGGCAGGTGGATAGGGCAGGCGGGATGACAGCGCTGGAACAGGGCGATGCGGACATGCTGCTCGTCATTCCGTCCGGTTTCGGTGAAAAAGTTGAACACGGTACAGGTGTTTCAATGAAACTGTATCACGATAAAGAAAACCCCCAGGTGGCCGAAATCGGCAAAACGCTCGTCCACCAGTTCATAGACCGTTGGAACAAGCAGTTGACAGAATTTACACCGCTCATTTCAGTGGAAGACGTCAGTGTGCAAAGTGTGGACATCTCCTACACCGATTTTTTAGTGCCGGGCATTCTCGCGCTGCTGATCATGAACAACAGTCTGAACGGTGTGACGGCGACGATTTCGTCGTGGCGTGAACGCGGCATACTGCGCAGGCTACAGGGAACACCTCTCAGAAGTGCGACGTTCGTCGCCAGCCAGATTGCAGCGCGCTTCCTTTTTAACAGTGCGCAGATCGTCCTCGTGTTGCTCGTAGCGTTGTTCGTCTTCGGTGTGCGCAATAACGGGTCGTGGCTGCTGCTCATGGCCTATGTAATACTCGGAACCTTTACATTTATGGCGATTGGGTTCATCATCGCCAGCGTGGCGAAAAACCCGGAGAGCGCGTCTCCCCTTGCGGGATTGCTGTCTTTTTTTATGATGTTTTTAGGCGGCATTTTTTTTCCCATTCGCGATTTGCCTGTTTGGCTAGCACCGCTCATTCACGTGCTTCCGATCTCGTATTTGGCCGAAGCGCTTCGCGGGATAATGAATGCCAGTGCCGGATGGACGGATCTGTGGCGGGAAGGGCTCGTCCTGTTGGGTTGGTTGATCGGATCGTTTGTCGTGTCTGCGTGGACGTTTAAGTGGGAGGAGGAGAGAGGTTGA